In Crassostrea angulata isolate pt1a10 chromosome 6, ASM2561291v2, whole genome shotgun sequence, a genomic segment contains:
- the LOC128188715 gene encoding neuronal acetylcholine receptor subunit alpha-2-like, whose amino-acid sequence MMVVLGIVISMLLLPGQSFGGTSTDYDNLYNTILTGYNKDGRPVLDQGTAINVTISFTLIAIANLDEVTSEMITVGSFTIAWKDEKLRWTPSSHGNTLTLTIDESVVWKPSMTFLNPMSTNVGLLGMKQSRIKYFEDGSAYWMIADRYQTTCDFDTRYFPFDEQTCDMRVMAWDYTTEEVSMYPEKTTVDLNYYSENGAWELVSTETRTEALSTYSVVVFSLKLKRRAMFFVTNLLIPVFTILMLNTLVFILPSDSGERVGYSITCLLALAVFLTYVSEGLPQVSKPMPVMGYVLTVYLLISALICVETIFILRLHHKDENEQMSPFFTKIYNILTCSTCKKRSGAVETSSSHIDLEKVKEFNDEKKPEPLSLTWKKLSSRLDKICFISNLSVVVFVAVIFFLLVTVKL is encoded by the coding sequence ATGATGGTAGTGCTAGGTATCGTTATTTCCATGCTTCTGTTACCGGGACAGTCTTTTGGCGGTACGTCGACCGACTACGACAACCTTTACAACACCATCTTGACAGGATACAACAAAGATGGCAGACCAGTACTGGACCAGGGCACTGCCATAAATGTCACGATATCCTTCACCCTGATCGCCATTGCCAACTTGGACGAAGTTACGAGCGAGATGATCACTGTCGGAAGCTTCACCATCGCTTGGAAAGACGAAAAACTCCGCTGGACTCCATCCTCGCACGGGAACACTTTAACGCTAACTATTGATGAGTCCGTGGTGTGGAAACCTTCAATGACTTTCCTTAACCCCATGTCAACCAACGTGGGCCTTCTCGGCATGAAGCAGTCTAGAATTAAATATTTCGAAGATGGGTCCGCCTATTGGATGATTGCTGATCGGTATCAAACAACCTGTGATTTTGACACCAGATATTTTCCTTTCGATGAGCAAACATGTGACATGAGAGTCATGGCTTGGGATTACACTACAGAGGAAGTTTCAATGTATCCAGAAAAAACTACTGTCGACCTAAACTATTACAGTGAAAACGGAGCTTGGGAGCTGGTGTCCACCGAGACCAGAACTGAGGCTCTTTCGACCTATTCTGTTGTCGTGTTTAGTCTGAAACTGAAGAGGCGGGCTATGTTTTTCGTTACCAATCTTCTGATCCCCGTGTTTACGATTTTGATGTTGAACACTTTGGTATTCATTTTGCCATCAGACAGCGGTGAGCGCGTGGGCTACTCCATCACGTGTCTCCTAGCTTTGGCGGTTTTTCTTACTTATGTGTCAGAAGGTCTGCCGCAAGTTTCTAAACCTATGCCGGTGATGGGGTACGTGTTGACCGTGTATTTACTTATCTCTGCATTAATTTGTGTGGAGACGATATTTATCTTGCGTTTGCACCATAAAGACGAGAACGAACAAATGTCtccttttttcacaaaaatatacaatattctTACTTGTTCGACCTGTAAGAAAAGGTCAGGAGCTGTCGAAACATCCTCGTCGCACATCGACTTAGAAAAAGTGAAGGAATTCAATGACGAAAAGAAACCAGAGCCATTGTCACTCACATGGAAGAAACTTTCATCCCGTTTGGACAAGATATGTTTCATTAGCAACTTGTCTGTTGTAGTCTTTGTTGCCgttatattttttctgcttGTGACTGTGAAGTTGTAA